A single genomic interval of Xiphophorus couchianus chromosome 2, X_couchianus-1.0, whole genome shotgun sequence harbors:
- the ap3b2 gene encoding AP-3 complex subunit beta-2 isoform X2, translating into MLDSNKDSLKLEAMKRIVAMIARGKNASDLFPAVVKNVACKNIEVKKLVYVYLVRYAEEQQDLALLSISTFQRGLKDPNQLIRASALRVLSSIRVTIIVPIMMLAIKEAASDMSPYVRKTAAHAIPKLYSLDPEQKDQLIEVIEKLLADKTTLVAGSVVMAFEEVCPERIDLIHKNYRKLCNLLIDVEEWGQVVIINMLTRYARTQFLNPNINESLLEEGGGGEKTFYGSDEDEDEDEEEKEKKAEAAAMAKRKPYVMDPDHRLLLRNTKPLLQSRNAAVVMAVAQLYFHLAPKAEVGVIAKALVRLLRSHSEVQYVVLQNVATMTIKRRGMFEPYLKSFYIRSTDPTQIKILKLEVLTNLANETNISTILREFQTYIKSMDKDFVAATIQAIGRCATNIGEVRDTCLNGLVQLLSNRDELVVAESVVVIKKLLQMQPEKHSDIIKHMAKLTDNIQVPMARASILWLIGEYCEHVPKIAPDVLRKMAKSFTNEEDIVKLQILNLAAKLYLTNSKQTKLLTQYVLNLAKYDQNYDIRDRARFIRQLIVPTEKSGALSKYAKKLFLALKPAPVLESPFKDRDHFQLGSLSHLLNAKAGGYQELPDWPESAPDPSVRNVEVPEWTKCSSREKRKEKKVEKPFYSDSEGESGPTESADSESDSASGSESGSGSEGSGSASESEESGEVSVSEEDEGEEEEKKTKKRELKKAVQESESEQSSEEEDRKHERKMKQRKSDSESESDEEEESESESSQSESDDSESEAEVRKKKKAAESKPPSKPVKKETKKEKKEMSLLDLDDFEPAPSPQVTPVNNLLSNSLVTDLEGLSLSEAVLSPATIAPSSALKSYELLHRITGEGLSVEYCFSRQPFSPDANMVAVQMQFTNSSTSDTKNLHMEDVKLQSGMRVKDFPEIESLPAGETATAVMGIDFCDSTQAANFQLCTHTRKFFVSIQPPVGELMRPVFLTENEFKKEQGQLMGMNEITEKLTLDAKCRNEHAIVQRVTTAANLSRVPCGSDRECSPPVPPPEHPVHRFAGRTVTSGSLVLVTVATREEGAAQLTINCEKMVIGTMLVKDILLALTQ; encoded by the exons ATGCTGGACAGCAACAAAGACTCCCTGAAGCTGGAGGCAATGAAGCGAATTGTGGCT atgATCGCCCGAGGTAAAAATGCATCAGACCTCTTCCCAGCTGTGGTGAAAAACGTGGCGTGTAAAAACATTGAG GTGAAGAAGCTGGTCTATGTTTACTTGGTGCGTTACGCCGAGGAGCAGCAAGACCTTGCCCTGCTCTCAATTTCTACCTTCCAGCGCGGCTTAAAG GATCCCAATCAGCTCATCAGAGCCAGCGCCCTGCGAGTCCTGTCCAGCATACGAGTTACAATCATCGTCCCCATAATGATGCTGGCCATCAAAGAAGCTGCTTCAGACATGTCTCCTTACGTCAGGAAGACCGCTGCCCACGCCATCCCCAAACTCTACAG TTTGGATCCTGAACAAAAGGACCAGCTGATTGAAGTCATAGAGAAACTCCTAGCAGACAAAACCACG CTGGTGGCAGGAAGTGTCGTCATGGCGTTCGAAGAGGTGTGTCCGGAGCGCATCGACCTGATCCACAAGAACTATAGGAAGCTGTGCAACCTGCTTATCGACGTGGAGGAGTGGGGCCAGGTCGTCATCATCAACATGTTGACTCGCTATGCTAGGACCCAGTTTCTCAACCCAAACATCAAC GAGTCCCTGctggaggagggaggaggcgGAGAGAAAACCTTTTACGGCTCGGATGAAGACGAGGATGAGGacgaggaggagaaggagaagaaggcAGAGGCGGCCGCCATGGCCAAGAGGAAGCCCTACGTGATGGACCCCGACCACCGGCTGCTGCTGAGGAACACCAAGCCGCTGCTGCAGAGCCGGAACGCAGCC GTGGTGATGGCTGTGGCCCAGTTGTATTTCCACCTGGCCCCGAAAGCAGAAGTTGGCGTGATTGCCAAGGCGTTGGTCCGCCTGCTGAGGAGCCACAG TGAAGTCCAGTACGTGGTTCTTCAGAATGTGGCCACTATGACTATTAAAAGGCGG GGCATGTTCGAACCATACCTGAAGAGTTTTTACATCCGCTCCACGGACCCAACCCAGATTAAAATCCTCAAG CTGGAGGTTCTCACCAATCTGGCCAATGAGACAAACATTTCCACTATTCTCAGGGAGTTTCAG ACATACATTAAAAGCATGGATAAAGATTTTGTGGCTGCAACAATTCAGGCAATCGGCCGCTGCGCTACTAACATTGGTGAAGTGAGAGACACGTGTTTGAACGGCCTGGTGCAGCTGCTGTCCAACCGAGATG AGCTGGTGGTGGCGGAGTCGGTGGTCGTCATCAAGAAGCTGCTCCAGATGCAGCCAGAGAAGCACAGTGACATCATCAAGCACATGGCGAAACTAACAGACAACATCCAG GTCCCGATGGCACGAGCCAGTATTTTGTGGCTGATTGGAGAATACTGCGAGCATGTGCCAAAGATTGCTCCGGACGTCTTGAGGAAGATGGCCAAGTCGTTCACCAACGAGGAAGACATCGTCAAGCTACAGATCCTAAATCTGGCCGCCAAGCTCTACCTCACCAATTCCAAACAG ACTAAATTGCTGACGCAGTACGTTCTCAACTTGGCCAAGTACGACCAGAACTACGACATTCGTGATCGGGCCCGCTTTATTCGGCAGCTCATCGTGCCTACGGAGAAGAGCGGAGCCCTCAGCAAGTACGCCAAGAAGCTCTTCCTGGCTCTGAAACCTGCACCCGTCCTCGAGTCTCCGTTCAAAG atagAGACCACTTCCAGCTGGGTTCGCTTTCCCACCTGCTGAATGCCAAGGCTGGGGGCTACCAGGAGCTGCCCGACTGGCCCGAAAGCGCCCCCGACCCCTCCGTGCGCAACGTGGAG GTGCCTGAATGGACCAAATGCAGCAGCCGggagaagaggaaggagaagaaagtTGAGAAGCCGTTCTACTCTGACTCCGAGGGCGAGTCCGGTCCGACCGAGTCTGCTGATAGCG aGTCGGACTCTGCCAGCGGCTCGGAGAGCGGCAGTGGCAGCGAGGGGAGCGGCTCGGCCTCAGAGAGTGAAGAGAGCGGCGAGGTCTCCGTGTCTGAGGAGGacgagggggaggaggaggaaaagaaaacaaagaagagaGAATTAAAGAAGGCGGTGCAAGAAAGCGAAAG TGAGCAGAGCAGCGAAGAGGAAGACAGGAAACACGAGAGGAAGATGAAACAGCGGAAGAGCGACTCGGAGTCGGAGTCtgacgaggaagaggagagcgAGTCTGAGAGCAGCCAGTCAGAGTCTGACGACTCCGAGTCTGAGGCAGAAGTacgaaagaaaaagaag GCAGCTGAATCTAAACCTCCTTCCAAACCTGTCAAGAAAGAAACcaagaaagagaagaaggaaatgTCTCTTTTGGACCTCGATGATT TTGAACCAGCTCCCTCGCCTCAAGTCACACCGGTCAACAACTTGCTCTCTAACAGCCTAGTGACCGACCTGGAGGGCCTTTCCCTGTCCGAAGCCGTCCTGTCACCAGCA ACCATCGCCCCCTCCAGCGCGCTGAAGAGCTACGAGCTGCTGCACCGCATCACGGGCGAGGGTCTGTCGGTGGAGTACTGCTTCAGCCGGCAGCCGTTCAGCCCCGACGCCAACATGGTCGCTGTGCAGATGCAGTTCACCAATAGCTCCACGTCCGACACCAAGAACCTGCACATGGAGGACGTGAAGCTCCAGTCGGGGATGAGGGTGAAGGATTTCCCGGAGATAG AGTCACTGCCAGCCGGCGAGACGGCCACGGCGGTTATGGGCATTGATTTCTGTGACTCGACACAAGCTGCAAACTTCCAGCTGTG CACTCACACCAGGAAATTCTTCGTGTCCATCCAGCCGCCCGTCGGAGAGCTGATGAGGCCGGTCTTCCTTACAGAGAACGAGTTCAAAAAAGAGCAAG GTCAGCTGATGGGAATGAATGAGATCACAGAGAAGCTAACTCTAGACGCCAAGTGTCGGAACGAGCACGCCATCGTCCAGAGAGTGACCACAGCCGCCAACCTCAGCCGCGTCCCCTGTGGCTCAGACAGAGAGTGCAG TCCTCCTGTTCCTCCTCCTGAACATCCTGTCCACAGGTTTGCAGGCAGAACGGTGACCAGCGGCAGCTTGGTGCTGGTCACCGTGGCGACCAGAGAAGAGGGCGCCGCCCAGCTGACGATCAACTGTGAGAAAATGGTGATCGGCACCATGCTGGTTAAGGACATCCTGCTGGCCCTGACGCAGTGA
- the ap3b2 gene encoding AP-3 complex subunit beta-2 isoform X1 — protein sequence MLDSNKDSLKLEAMKRIVAMIARGKNASDLFPAVVKNVACKNIEVKKLVYVYLVRYAEEQQDLALLSISTFQRGLKDPNQLIRASALRVLSSIRVTIIVPIMMLAIKEAASDMSPYVRKTAAHAIPKLYSLDPEQKDQLIEVIEKLLADKTTLVAGSVVMAFEEVCPERIDLIHKNYRKLCNLLIDVEEWGQVVIINMLTRYARTQFLNPNINESLLEEGGGGEKTFYGSDEDEDEDEEEKEKKAEAAAMAKRKPYVMDPDHRLLLRNTKPLLQSRNAAVVMAVAQLYFHLAPKAEVGVIAKALVRLLRSHSEVQYVVLQNVATMTIKRRGMFEPYLKSFYIRSTDPTQIKILKLEVLTNLANETNISTILREFQTYIKSMDKDFVAATIQAIGRCATNIGEVRDTCLNGLVQLLSNRDELVVAESVVVIKKLLQMQPEKHSDIIKHMAKLTDNIQVPMARASILWLIGEYCEHVPKIAPDVLRKMAKSFTNEEDIVKLQILNLAAKLYLTNSKQTKLLTQYVLNLAKYDQNYDIRDRARFIRQLIVPTEKSGALSKYAKKLFLALKPAPVLESPFKDRDHFQLGSLSHLLNAKAGGYQELPDWPESAPDPSVRNVEVKESVPEWTKCSSREKRKEKKVEKPFYSDSEGESGPTESADSESDSASGSESGSGSEGSGSASESEESGEVSVSEEDEGEEEEKKTKKRELKKAVQESESEQSSEEEDRKHERKMKQRKSDSESESDEEEESESESSQSESDDSESEAEVRKKKKAAESKPPSKPVKKETKKEKKEMSLLDLDDFEPAPSPQVTPVNNLLSNSLVTDLEGLSLSEAVLSPATIAPSSALKSYELLHRITGEGLSVEYCFSRQPFSPDANMVAVQMQFTNSSTSDTKNLHMEDVKLQSGMRVKDFPEIESLPAGETATAVMGIDFCDSTQAANFQLCTHTRKFFVSIQPPVGELMRPVFLTENEFKKEQGQLMGMNEITEKLTLDAKCRNEHAIVQRVTTAANLSRVPCGSDRECSPPVPPPEHPVHRFAGRTVTSGSLVLVTVATREEGAAQLTINCEKMVIGTMLVKDILLALTQ from the exons ATGCTGGACAGCAACAAAGACTCCCTGAAGCTGGAGGCAATGAAGCGAATTGTGGCT atgATCGCCCGAGGTAAAAATGCATCAGACCTCTTCCCAGCTGTGGTGAAAAACGTGGCGTGTAAAAACATTGAG GTGAAGAAGCTGGTCTATGTTTACTTGGTGCGTTACGCCGAGGAGCAGCAAGACCTTGCCCTGCTCTCAATTTCTACCTTCCAGCGCGGCTTAAAG GATCCCAATCAGCTCATCAGAGCCAGCGCCCTGCGAGTCCTGTCCAGCATACGAGTTACAATCATCGTCCCCATAATGATGCTGGCCATCAAAGAAGCTGCTTCAGACATGTCTCCTTACGTCAGGAAGACCGCTGCCCACGCCATCCCCAAACTCTACAG TTTGGATCCTGAACAAAAGGACCAGCTGATTGAAGTCATAGAGAAACTCCTAGCAGACAAAACCACG CTGGTGGCAGGAAGTGTCGTCATGGCGTTCGAAGAGGTGTGTCCGGAGCGCATCGACCTGATCCACAAGAACTATAGGAAGCTGTGCAACCTGCTTATCGACGTGGAGGAGTGGGGCCAGGTCGTCATCATCAACATGTTGACTCGCTATGCTAGGACCCAGTTTCTCAACCCAAACATCAAC GAGTCCCTGctggaggagggaggaggcgGAGAGAAAACCTTTTACGGCTCGGATGAAGACGAGGATGAGGacgaggaggagaaggagaagaaggcAGAGGCGGCCGCCATGGCCAAGAGGAAGCCCTACGTGATGGACCCCGACCACCGGCTGCTGCTGAGGAACACCAAGCCGCTGCTGCAGAGCCGGAACGCAGCC GTGGTGATGGCTGTGGCCCAGTTGTATTTCCACCTGGCCCCGAAAGCAGAAGTTGGCGTGATTGCCAAGGCGTTGGTCCGCCTGCTGAGGAGCCACAG TGAAGTCCAGTACGTGGTTCTTCAGAATGTGGCCACTATGACTATTAAAAGGCGG GGCATGTTCGAACCATACCTGAAGAGTTTTTACATCCGCTCCACGGACCCAACCCAGATTAAAATCCTCAAG CTGGAGGTTCTCACCAATCTGGCCAATGAGACAAACATTTCCACTATTCTCAGGGAGTTTCAG ACATACATTAAAAGCATGGATAAAGATTTTGTGGCTGCAACAATTCAGGCAATCGGCCGCTGCGCTACTAACATTGGTGAAGTGAGAGACACGTGTTTGAACGGCCTGGTGCAGCTGCTGTCCAACCGAGATG AGCTGGTGGTGGCGGAGTCGGTGGTCGTCATCAAGAAGCTGCTCCAGATGCAGCCAGAGAAGCACAGTGACATCATCAAGCACATGGCGAAACTAACAGACAACATCCAG GTCCCGATGGCACGAGCCAGTATTTTGTGGCTGATTGGAGAATACTGCGAGCATGTGCCAAAGATTGCTCCGGACGTCTTGAGGAAGATGGCCAAGTCGTTCACCAACGAGGAAGACATCGTCAAGCTACAGATCCTAAATCTGGCCGCCAAGCTCTACCTCACCAATTCCAAACAG ACTAAATTGCTGACGCAGTACGTTCTCAACTTGGCCAAGTACGACCAGAACTACGACATTCGTGATCGGGCCCGCTTTATTCGGCAGCTCATCGTGCCTACGGAGAAGAGCGGAGCCCTCAGCAAGTACGCCAAGAAGCTCTTCCTGGCTCTGAAACCTGCACCCGTCCTCGAGTCTCCGTTCAAAG atagAGACCACTTCCAGCTGGGTTCGCTTTCCCACCTGCTGAATGCCAAGGCTGGGGGCTACCAGGAGCTGCCCGACTGGCCCGAAAGCGCCCCCGACCCCTCCGTGCGCAACGTGGAGGTGAAGGAGTCT GTGCCTGAATGGACCAAATGCAGCAGCCGggagaagaggaaggagaagaaagtTGAGAAGCCGTTCTACTCTGACTCCGAGGGCGAGTCCGGTCCGACCGAGTCTGCTGATAGCG aGTCGGACTCTGCCAGCGGCTCGGAGAGCGGCAGTGGCAGCGAGGGGAGCGGCTCGGCCTCAGAGAGTGAAGAGAGCGGCGAGGTCTCCGTGTCTGAGGAGGacgagggggaggaggaggaaaagaaaacaaagaagagaGAATTAAAGAAGGCGGTGCAAGAAAGCGAAAG TGAGCAGAGCAGCGAAGAGGAAGACAGGAAACACGAGAGGAAGATGAAACAGCGGAAGAGCGACTCGGAGTCGGAGTCtgacgaggaagaggagagcgAGTCTGAGAGCAGCCAGTCAGAGTCTGACGACTCCGAGTCTGAGGCAGAAGTacgaaagaaaaagaag GCAGCTGAATCTAAACCTCCTTCCAAACCTGTCAAGAAAGAAACcaagaaagagaagaaggaaatgTCTCTTTTGGACCTCGATGATT TTGAACCAGCTCCCTCGCCTCAAGTCACACCGGTCAACAACTTGCTCTCTAACAGCCTAGTGACCGACCTGGAGGGCCTTTCCCTGTCCGAAGCCGTCCTGTCACCAGCA ACCATCGCCCCCTCCAGCGCGCTGAAGAGCTACGAGCTGCTGCACCGCATCACGGGCGAGGGTCTGTCGGTGGAGTACTGCTTCAGCCGGCAGCCGTTCAGCCCCGACGCCAACATGGTCGCTGTGCAGATGCAGTTCACCAATAGCTCCACGTCCGACACCAAGAACCTGCACATGGAGGACGTGAAGCTCCAGTCGGGGATGAGGGTGAAGGATTTCCCGGAGATAG AGTCACTGCCAGCCGGCGAGACGGCCACGGCGGTTATGGGCATTGATTTCTGTGACTCGACACAAGCTGCAAACTTCCAGCTGTG CACTCACACCAGGAAATTCTTCGTGTCCATCCAGCCGCCCGTCGGAGAGCTGATGAGGCCGGTCTTCCTTACAGAGAACGAGTTCAAAAAAGAGCAAG GTCAGCTGATGGGAATGAATGAGATCACAGAGAAGCTAACTCTAGACGCCAAGTGTCGGAACGAGCACGCCATCGTCCAGAGAGTGACCACAGCCGCCAACCTCAGCCGCGTCCCCTGTGGCTCAGACAGAGAGTGCAG TCCTCCTGTTCCTCCTCCTGAACATCCTGTCCACAGGTTTGCAGGCAGAACGGTGACCAGCGGCAGCTTGGTGCTGGTCACCGTGGCGACCAGAGAAGAGGGCGCCGCCCAGCTGACGATCAACTGTGAGAAAATGGTGATCGGCACCATGCTGGTTAAGGACATCCTGCTGGCCCTGACGCAGTGA
- the ap3b2 gene encoding AP-3 complex subunit beta-2 isoform X5: MSSSSAFNEEKGGSSSVGEPEYGHDPASGGIFSSDYKRHDDLKEMLDSNKDSLKLEAMKRIVAMIARGKNASDLFPAVVKNVACKNIEVKKLVYVYLVRYAEEQQDLALLSISTFQRGLKDPNQLIRASALRVLSSIRVTIIVPIMMLAIKEAASDMSPYVRKTAAHAIPKLYSLDPEQKDQLIEVIEKLLADKTTLVAGSVVMAFEEVCPERIDLIHKNYRKLCNLLIDVEEWGQVVIINMLTRYARTQFLNPNINESLLEEGGGGEKTFYGSDEDEDEDEEEKEKKAEAAAMAKRKPYVMDPDHRLLLRNTKPLLQSRNAAVVMAVAQLYFHLAPKAEVGVIAKALVRLLRSHSEVQYVVLQNVATMTIKRRGMFEPYLKSFYIRSTDPTQIKILKLEVLTNLANETNISTILREFQTYIKSMDKDFVAATIQAIGRCATNIGEVRDTCLNGLVQLLSNRDELVVAESVVVIKKLLQMQPEKHSDIIKHMAKLTDNIQVPMARASILWLIGEYCEHVPKIAPDVLRKMAKSFTNEEDIVKLQILNLAAKLYLTNSKQTKLLTQYVLNLAKYDQNYDIRDRARFIRQLIVPTEKSGALSKYAKKLFLALKPAPVLESPFKDRDHFQLGSLSHLLNAKAGGYQELPDWPESAPDPSVRNVEVPEWTKCSSREKRKEKKVEKPFYSDSEGESGPTESADSESDSASGSESGSGSEGSGSASESEESGEVSVSEEDEGEEEEKKTKKRELKKAVQESESEQSSEEEDRKHERKMKQRKSDSESESDEEEESESESSQSESDDSESEAEVRKKKKAAESKPPSKPVKKETKKEKKEMSLLDLDDFEPAPSPQVTPVNNLLSNSLVTDLEGLSLSEAVLSPATIAPSSALKSYELLHRITGEGLSVEYCFSRQPFSPDANMVAVQMQFTNSSTSDTKNLHMEDVKLQSGMRVKDFPEIESLPAGETATAVMGIDFCDSTQAANFQLCTHTRKFFVSIQPPVGELMRPVFLTENEFKKEQGQLMGMNEITEKLTLDAKCRNEHAIVQRVTTAANLSRVPCGSDRECSPPVPPPEHPVHRFAGRTVTSGSLVLVTVATREEGAAQLTINCEKMVIGTMLVKDILLALTQ; this comes from the exons GCATGACGACTTGAAGGAGATGCTGGACAGCAACAAAGACTCCCTGAAGCTGGAGGCAATGAAGCGAATTGTGGCT atgATCGCCCGAGGTAAAAATGCATCAGACCTCTTCCCAGCTGTGGTGAAAAACGTGGCGTGTAAAAACATTGAG GTGAAGAAGCTGGTCTATGTTTACTTGGTGCGTTACGCCGAGGAGCAGCAAGACCTTGCCCTGCTCTCAATTTCTACCTTCCAGCGCGGCTTAAAG GATCCCAATCAGCTCATCAGAGCCAGCGCCCTGCGAGTCCTGTCCAGCATACGAGTTACAATCATCGTCCCCATAATGATGCTGGCCATCAAAGAAGCTGCTTCAGACATGTCTCCTTACGTCAGGAAGACCGCTGCCCACGCCATCCCCAAACTCTACAG TTTGGATCCTGAACAAAAGGACCAGCTGATTGAAGTCATAGAGAAACTCCTAGCAGACAAAACCACG CTGGTGGCAGGAAGTGTCGTCATGGCGTTCGAAGAGGTGTGTCCGGAGCGCATCGACCTGATCCACAAGAACTATAGGAAGCTGTGCAACCTGCTTATCGACGTGGAGGAGTGGGGCCAGGTCGTCATCATCAACATGTTGACTCGCTATGCTAGGACCCAGTTTCTCAACCCAAACATCAAC GAGTCCCTGctggaggagggaggaggcgGAGAGAAAACCTTTTACGGCTCGGATGAAGACGAGGATGAGGacgaggaggagaaggagaagaaggcAGAGGCGGCCGCCATGGCCAAGAGGAAGCCCTACGTGATGGACCCCGACCACCGGCTGCTGCTGAGGAACACCAAGCCGCTGCTGCAGAGCCGGAACGCAGCC GTGGTGATGGCTGTGGCCCAGTTGTATTTCCACCTGGCCCCGAAAGCAGAAGTTGGCGTGATTGCCAAGGCGTTGGTCCGCCTGCTGAGGAGCCACAG TGAAGTCCAGTACGTGGTTCTTCAGAATGTGGCCACTATGACTATTAAAAGGCGG GGCATGTTCGAACCATACCTGAAGAGTTTTTACATCCGCTCCACGGACCCAACCCAGATTAAAATCCTCAAG CTGGAGGTTCTCACCAATCTGGCCAATGAGACAAACATTTCCACTATTCTCAGGGAGTTTCAG ACATACATTAAAAGCATGGATAAAGATTTTGTGGCTGCAACAATTCAGGCAATCGGCCGCTGCGCTACTAACATTGGTGAAGTGAGAGACACGTGTTTGAACGGCCTGGTGCAGCTGCTGTCCAACCGAGATG AGCTGGTGGTGGCGGAGTCGGTGGTCGTCATCAAGAAGCTGCTCCAGATGCAGCCAGAGAAGCACAGTGACATCATCAAGCACATGGCGAAACTAACAGACAACATCCAG GTCCCGATGGCACGAGCCAGTATTTTGTGGCTGATTGGAGAATACTGCGAGCATGTGCCAAAGATTGCTCCGGACGTCTTGAGGAAGATGGCCAAGTCGTTCACCAACGAGGAAGACATCGTCAAGCTACAGATCCTAAATCTGGCCGCCAAGCTCTACCTCACCAATTCCAAACAG ACTAAATTGCTGACGCAGTACGTTCTCAACTTGGCCAAGTACGACCAGAACTACGACATTCGTGATCGGGCCCGCTTTATTCGGCAGCTCATCGTGCCTACGGAGAAGAGCGGAGCCCTCAGCAAGTACGCCAAGAAGCTCTTCCTGGCTCTGAAACCTGCACCCGTCCTCGAGTCTCCGTTCAAAG atagAGACCACTTCCAGCTGGGTTCGCTTTCCCACCTGCTGAATGCCAAGGCTGGGGGCTACCAGGAGCTGCCCGACTGGCCCGAAAGCGCCCCCGACCCCTCCGTGCGCAACGTGGAG GTGCCTGAATGGACCAAATGCAGCAGCCGggagaagaggaaggagaagaaagtTGAGAAGCCGTTCTACTCTGACTCCGAGGGCGAGTCCGGTCCGACCGAGTCTGCTGATAGCG aGTCGGACTCTGCCAGCGGCTCGGAGAGCGGCAGTGGCAGCGAGGGGAGCGGCTCGGCCTCAGAGAGTGAAGAGAGCGGCGAGGTCTCCGTGTCTGAGGAGGacgagggggaggaggaggaaaagaaaacaaagaagagaGAATTAAAGAAGGCGGTGCAAGAAAGCGAAAG TGAGCAGAGCAGCGAAGAGGAAGACAGGAAACACGAGAGGAAGATGAAACAGCGGAAGAGCGACTCGGAGTCGGAGTCtgacgaggaagaggagagcgAGTCTGAGAGCAGCCAGTCAGAGTCTGACGACTCCGAGTCTGAGGCAGAAGTacgaaagaaaaagaag GCAGCTGAATCTAAACCTCCTTCCAAACCTGTCAAGAAAGAAACcaagaaagagaagaaggaaatgTCTCTTTTGGACCTCGATGATT TTGAACCAGCTCCCTCGCCTCAAGTCACACCGGTCAACAACTTGCTCTCTAACAGCCTAGTGACCGACCTGGAGGGCCTTTCCCTGTCCGAAGCCGTCCTGTCACCAGCA ACCATCGCCCCCTCCAGCGCGCTGAAGAGCTACGAGCTGCTGCACCGCATCACGGGCGAGGGTCTGTCGGTGGAGTACTGCTTCAGCCGGCAGCCGTTCAGCCCCGACGCCAACATGGTCGCTGTGCAGATGCAGTTCACCAATAGCTCCACGTCCGACACCAAGAACCTGCACATGGAGGACGTGAAGCTCCAGTCGGGGATGAGGGTGAAGGATTTCCCGGAGATAG AGTCACTGCCAGCCGGCGAGACGGCCACGGCGGTTATGGGCATTGATTTCTGTGACTCGACACAAGCTGCAAACTTCCAGCTGTG CACTCACACCAGGAAATTCTTCGTGTCCATCCAGCCGCCCGTCGGAGAGCTGATGAGGCCGGTCTTCCTTACAGAGAACGAGTTCAAAAAAGAGCAAG GTCAGCTGATGGGAATGAATGAGATCACAGAGAAGCTAACTCTAGACGCCAAGTGTCGGAACGAGCACGCCATCGTCCAGAGAGTGACCACAGCCGCCAACCTCAGCCGCGTCCCCTGTGGCTCAGACAGAGAGTGCAG TCCTCCTGTTCCTCCTCCTGAACATCCTGTCCACAGGTTTGCAGGCAGAACGGTGACCAGCGGCAGCTTGGTGCTGGTCACCGTGGCGACCAGAGAAGAGGGCGCCGCCCAGCTGACGATCAACTGTGAGAAAATGGTGATCGGCACCATGCTGGTTAAGGACATCCTGCTGGCCCTGACGCAGTGA